TTTGGTGGTCAGCCCGGACTCCTGAGAGTCAGCCAGAATGGTGTTGATTCGAATGACCTTTTGGGGAGGTTCCTTGGCAGCCGCATCACGATCCTCGATCTGTTGGATGACCTTCTTTGCGATGAATTCTGTGCAATGACCTTCTCTGACCAGCTCCTCCAGATGCCTTTTCCAGGCATTGCAATTGTTGGTGTAATGACCGTGCTCCCCGTGGAATGCGCAGTATTTACTGGTGTCCCTCTTAGAGGGGTCTCCTTTCATGGGTGGCGGTCTCCTCACCCACGGCTTGTCCTTCACTTGAGCCAGGATCTGATGAATTGGGATAGCGAACTCAGTGAAGGTCCCAATTTCTGAGCTTCCCTCTCGGGGCCGCGATCTGCGCTTATCTCGGGCTTTTTGCTCGAACTGATTGCTCTTTTGGCTTGCCTGCTTCGTCGGGTGATCAACTTGCTTGCTGGCTTTCTTTGCGGCGATTCGATCATCGTCCCAAAATGCGTAGCGTTCTGTCGTCGCGAACACTTCTGCCAAGGTTTGACTTGGTGTTATGGCCAGTTCCCGATATAGCTCGTGCTCGGTTGGCAAGCCCTTCTTGAAAGCTGAGGATGCAACTTGGTCATTGCATCCTATGATGTTAGCCTTTTCAGCCTTAAACCGTCTCAGGTAGTCTCGTAGAGACTCGTCTGgcttcttgcgcaggttgaACAGATGGTCTGCATGCTTTCTGACcgtcttgtaggaggtgtactcCTTTGTGAAAATGAAGGCCAACTCCTTGAAGTTTCCTATCGACGCGGGCGGTAGagtgtggaaccagtcttgaGCTGCTCCTCGCAGGGTCATCGCGAACACTTTGCACATCAGGGCATCATCTGCCTTGTACAGGATCATGGCGCTCTTGAAGTGCCTCAAATGGCTCTCAGGGTCAGAGTCCCCCTTGAATGGAGTGATGAATGACGTTGTGAACCGCTTCGGTGGAGGAGCTCGTTCCACTTTGTCGGTAAAGGGCGAGCAGTCAACTCGATCAATTTCCTTATGCAGGGCCTCCTCCGCGCTTCCTTTAAGTTGGAGAACTTGGAGTCGGTCATTTACTAGCTTCTCGACGTCCTCTGCTCGCAGGGCTGGAGTCCCGGGCCGGCGTCTTCGGTGCCTCGAGCGCGACCGGCTAACTTCTTCCTTGGTTCCCAAGGGTCGATCCCCTTGGGTGTTCTGCCCGTGGGGCAGATTAGAAGATTGAGCTTGTGAGGATTCCTCTACATCTTGCCACCACGTGTTGGTCCTTGAGCAGGTTGGTGGGCGTCGATCATCATCTTCTACCCGCAAGGAGGGTCGCTCAGGTCGACGTCTTTGGTGTCTCGAGCGTGACTGGCTAACTCCTTCCTCAGTTCCCAAGGGTCGATCCCCTTGGGTGCCCTGCCCGTGGGGCAGATTAGGAGATTGGGCTTGGAATGATCCCTCTACAGCTTGCCGTCGAGTGTTGGCCCTCGAGCGGGTTGGTGGGCATCGGTCGTTGCGTTCGTCACGCGACTGCTCACGAACTCGAGCTCCTTGTGGGCCCAAGCGGGCGTGGACATTGGATTGTGGGCCTAAGCGGGCGTGGACATTAGTCTGTGGGCCTAGCCTCTCAAGCACATTGGTCCTTGGTTCTAGCCCCAAACGGCTCAGAGTACGGCTCGCGGCTGTCTGCGTCTCATCTACTCGATCTCGATCTCGATCTCTCCTCTGCCGGTTTGCCCTTGTCTGACCAGCTTGGGACCTCTCGAACTGCTCGCCGACATGCTGGTGTGCCCTCATCTCCTCGTCACGGGGTCCAAGGTTAGGGCCTTGATTCAAGTTGATCTGCCTGAGTAGCTGGCCAATCAGGTTGTTCTGATCATCGACCTTCTGTGTGAGTTGATCAACCCGTGAGTTAAGGTCCACCTGACTGCGCGGGTCAAGTAGAGTGCTGTGCATCGGGCCCAACGGCAAATGGGCTAGGGCTCCATTAGACGCGTACACAGGTGCATATGTCGAGTGTGATCgcagaggagggagagaatgGATCTGCTCCAGGACTGGGATGACGTCGGAGTTGCCATGGGGCTGAGCAGCAAATCTGGTAGTTGAGTGGTGTGGCTGCTGCTGTGCTACGACGGCAGGACAGCGGGGCAGAGCAGCTCCTGTAATCGGCGCTGGCAACTGCAAGGCTGTGGAGGTCCCGAGGTCATGGTCCGGCTGTTCTGCAATTCCAGCAGCTGAATGCGGCTGCAAAGCACTGGAGGACGACTGCAAGGCGTTGGCAGCCACAATTCCGTGCGGTTGCATTGAGGTTTCCACCACGAAACCATGAGATGGGCCCATCGTGGTGGCGTTACTCTTCGTACGTCTTGtatcaaccatggttgtttgaaaAAATGTGTGAAAGATGGATTTTGAGCACGCTTTGAATATAtctcgtgctctcaatgaaagcaccaatttgtttgtgcaaataatctcacgggagaatattcgccaaagattccttcgtcttctctgcttctctctctccctgcaaaacagatcggagtaaaaggaccacacccggggggtgttggccaaaggccctccgatgcctaagtcaggtAGGGTgtttcaaggaaaaccgggtggccggagccgtgtgtggtggccggagccctgtgtgagagagagaaagaaaggaggtggctagggtttttgagaaataatttatgcagAGTTTCAGTAGGAATTTAGACGTACCTCATCCTTGTGCGTAACCAGGTATTTATAGTGGCCTTTGGAgaggttggtggggttggtgtagttggtgtggttggtgtagttggtgtggttggtggggttggtgcaTTTAGGGATTATGGATGAAccgaatccctaattaaattggggatcaagtaacccccaatttgattaggtaattcccaattaggttaggtaactcctaattaggtcaaataattcccaaattgattggcctaattaattgacctagggttttgatttatttaggTTCCCACAATAGTGAGGAGCCCTCATCATCCAGCTCTTCCTTGACAGCCACTACTTCACAGCAAAATGCATGCCTGGGAAAAGAAATGGAGCAGGTTGATCTGCCAAGATATGGAAACGATTATAATCTTACATATACTGAGCAATATTTTCCTGTTCCACAATGGGCTGAGAACCCAAGTTGGGGCATGATGATGTTTGGACCTCATAGCAATAATCCTAATCCTTCTCATATGGGTTCTCTGCCTATGGTTACAGTTTTTGTATTCCCAGTTTCATTTTCCCAATTGCACCTTCCTCATACCAGGGTTACATGCCAAGCTTGGATGCTAGAAAATGGAATGCTCAATTGGTTGGATCTGATGGCAGCTTGTCACCTTCATCTTCCAATGGCAACAGCAGATGTTCAGGCAATAGCTCGCCAAGATCGGGAAAATATTCTAGAGATGCAAATATACAGGCaggaataaaaacaaaacagtgcctttgggtacccaagaCATTGAGAATTGATGACCCAGATGAGGCTGCAAAGAGTTCTATATGGTCTACCTTGTGTATCAAACCTGATAAGAATGCACCTGTACTTAGAGGTGGTATTTTTAAAGCTTTCCAAAAGAAATCAGACACTAAATCCCAAACACCAAATGCTGATCGAGTTTTACAAGCAAACCCAGCAGCTGACTCACACTCTCAATTGTTCCAGGTGACCATGTCAAGGCGCTGATTGAGTTTGATATACAGAGGTTTGTCTACCGATATCCCAGTCTTTGTTCACTAAAATCAGGAGTGAATGCTTATCATGTCTACATTCTAAGCTTAATTTGGTTGTGGAGGAATAAGGCAGAACCTAGTTGAGACCATTTTCAGGCATTTCTTTAGCTTTTCTCCTGAACAAAGAGTGAGTAGCCAGCCATCAAGATTGTTGTATAAGGTTTGGTTCTATAACAGGTGGCAAATTGAATTCTTAACAACAGAGTCATACATAACATGGTATATGTATCTCAATTTAATCCAAGACCATGGTGACAAATAAAAGGGAACGATTCCATGGAGGAGAGTTTAATATTTGGAAGGTAGAAATGCGACTCTGCAACTGAAGGTACAGTTTCTTAATCCACAGTCCACAGCCGTTGAGATCAGGATACTAACTCTTAATTGTTGTTTCCTTCATAAATTTTGTAGGAttgatctctctctcacggGTGaaactttttgtattttattgtatttttccaaGCCCTCTAACATGTATCAAGTATTCATATTGCAATGTGAACATCCATAGCCCCCCTTAGTACTCCATCATGGGGGgtaaaaatatgaagaaatgTCAGTGATTGTCCATAACAATAAAATCTTGAGTCTGATTTGAATAAACTCCGAGTACATACAATTCATTGATCAGCCTGTGTCAATTATGGATTTTAGATCAATGGGGTTCAAGTTAGAAGTCCCGTTAATATCGTAACGTTGGGAGAGGGGAAGAGGAGGAATTAAACTTAAGACATCAAATGCATGAATTCTTTTCAAAGAAGGCAATTAGGCCTATTAAAAATGGGTCACATCACACTCCTAGTTTAACTTATTGCAATCCCTTTTGTGTTTGTgagtataaaaattataaatttcatAGTTTGGAGTGGAAGAAGCTAAACGAATGCCAAAATCGCTACCCGTATGAAAGCATATACAGTATAAGAAATACTAGACAAAGAATACCGTCTCATATACAATATTTTCATAGGACAACAAATGGTCTGGAACTGCAAAGAAAGTTCATTTGGTACCaatttttccatctccaaATACAAGATTAGACACAGTAAGGCGGTGTTTTGACCAACCACATTTAATTCCAAGCATTAAGAGCAGAAACGTCACAAAGTccatcaaaattttggtagggCTTGTTGTGGGACCCTGGAGCTCATCATGaggtgaaaaaaaacataactaaacaaaataactaaacatttttaaaaagaaaaggaattaAGGCCTTGTGgagctttttttttattatttttttattatttttttattttatagaaaatgaatttcattaaCACATCAAGAATATAGTATAAGATATGACAACGTGCAGACAAAGTGGCCTCATTAAACCCTGAACATTTATACATCTTGTTTGGTACATTACATACACTGGCCCTGCTAACTTCTAATTCATGGAAAGTTAGCAAGGTGAAAGTCAGGCTTGTTGGGATGATGAAACTGGTGAGCCTTGATGACTCAGATAGTCTTCTCTTACTAAATCCTGAACTTGTGCTGCAAACTGCAAATTCCACAGAATGTCGTCAACAGAAGGCCTATCAGTTGGCTCTTTGGACAGACACCTCACACATATCTCCATCATTGTCTTCAATGATTCATCGGAGCACCCCTTGTGCACTGCTGGATCAACAATGCTCCTTCGACCCGTGTCATCAGTAGTTAAACTTACTTGTAACTTCATAagaaccaaaaccaaattgcTAGTTTAGTTGgtgaaagaaaattttatgttTCAGGGTGTTTCAGTTCTGTCAGTATTCAGTAATGAAACAAAAGTTGGGCTTAGCTAGGGGCATATGTTCTATGCAATTTTTTCGTCTTTGCAGGATTTAATTTTCCAAACTTTTCTAACTGGGAAGTAGTACCAGCCTAATCTTAATGTAAGAGTTATAGAGTAAACAAAGGGAACCAATTGATTAAGAGAAAACACTCACAAGGTCTTTCAAAACACCGACTTCATTTTGGAACATGATAGGCCTCCCcaaaatgatttccagcaagaTGACTCCAATATCATAAACATCATTCTTACACTCATGGCTTGCCCTGCAAAAGACGGGCAATTAACAAAGCAATCCCAGCATGCGTGCATGTGTTGCGTACTGGTACGCATAGATGCGTTTATGGCATATACAGTTACAGATGCATTCTCTGAATAATAACTAGcatttttttgaaagaattaCTGAGGAAGGCATTATTCAGGTTTCCGGGGGCCTCacatggaaatttttttcagAATATGAAGGATCAAGATAAATAGTATAAACATAAAGAATGCAATCCCAAGCATATGAGGAAAAGATGATGCAGGAAAAATCTAATGTTCCACTTCTTTTAATTGGATCTATTTTCTGTATTAAAGGGAAAACTGGGTCAGGAATTGCTTATGAAACtatcaaaaatatataaagtatgcaaaaatgaataaaaattttTAGAAGTTAAGTTCTGTGAGATAGTGAAACAATTATATTGTTGGCATTTTGCACCACCAATGACAATGTACGGTTTAACCAAACAATAATGAGGTTGGGTAAACGAGAATGCATTTTTGTGAAGCTACATTCAATGACGATTAACTTCGTTTAGGATGCTCCCTTGTTACTACTGATGATCAGTAACTGAACTGGAAGGgagtaatttataattttgttgtACAAGAGATTCATGCAGGATTTGTCTAgatagttgaaattgttggtcttgttttttttcttttttggcagAGAAATTATTTGTCTTGTtcatttgtgtataaatatgaaaaggGAATTCAGTTTAGAAAAGTAGTGTATGATTTTGGGAAAGTAAGCATGTTAGTACCTAGCTTGAACGCTTCCTTTTGGTGCCGGAGAAGAAACTGTAGTGCCCAACTGAAggattaaaaagcaaaagttaaGTCAGGACAATCTCAAGGGTGATGCATTCACCCAAACagatacatattttttatgtcTTACCATTCCCCTGCTTTCAGCCAAAAGAGGTAGGTTATAGCTGCTTATTTTTACATGAAGATCATGATCCAATAAGACATTTTTTATCCTCAGATTATTTGATTTAACACCAGGAACAATCCCTGTATGTAGAAACTGAATACCCTTTGCAACTCCAATTGCAGCTATTATTCTCTGCGGCCAGGTAAGCTTCCGTCCTGGAGGTCCTTCTGCCAAACTAAGTGTTAGCAATGAATATTTAATTGCTGAAAATGCTAAGACAGTGAGGGAGGAaatcaatcaaagaaaaagaagaagaagaagaaagtagTGAGTGGGGTTTTACTCTCCATTGCAACCTGTATGGCATGTATGTAATGTTGAGCAATTGAATAGGTCTCACCTAGATCttctaaaaaatatgaaatattgTTGATAAATTCGGCACTTGATGCATTAGATATTATAGATTACTTTAAACAATAACTTGATTGATTTATCTTCATTTCATATGCATTACGTGTAGAGTATGAGATAACATCTGAATCTGCAATCACTCTCTCTGAATAGCAAACCAGTGACTCAAATAACAAGCTCAGAGTAGGTCATTTGCAAATGCGATCCATTTGTTTTAGTTAGCAGTATAAGTACATGAAAAGAACTTTACCAGAGATGCAGCCTCTGAGAGTTCCATTTGGAACAAACTCAAATATAAGAAATATTCTACTGACGCCTGAATCATCTGGATGGCACTCCAAGCAATGTCCAAGGGCGCTAACCAAATGGCTATGTCTCAGTTTTGAAATCTGCTCAAGGAGGTGTGTGTAGACCTGTGGACTCTGCCTCTTTCTCATTTTCAAGCCTCTTATAGCAACAAAGGTTCCATCAGGAAGCTTCCCTCTATATATCTGgcattgttattttattttgaagcaGAAACAGTGAGAAAATTGCATGCTGAAAACTCTCAAGGATTTCTTGAACAAAGTATATCAGTCAATAGTGCATAGGACAATTAACTAGAACAAAGAGATTCCAAATTCTTGTACAAATTCAAATGATAAGTATTGGACCACTTTAACATTTATAGTAGACTTTCCGCGAACCATTGCAATATGCATAAGATCTATCTGATGGTATAACATCAATGAGTATCTTCTCAGAACGAGCAGAGTTTCACCAGCCCTTGAAAAATTCCCATTACCATTTCAGATTTGGATCCGAGCCAATCGTTGAAAGTTTGACTCAAATTAAACAGAACTCAaaaggagttttttttttttttttaatttggtcgATTTGAAAGGCTGATAACTATAACTTAACAGGAGTAGCATATCTTAATATATGTTTCAAGGACACCAGGAAATACATAAGTAACCTTATTTGTCGTGACATGGATATAATAAGGTTAGTGTGTCCGACGTGCCTAAATTGGAAACATACCTTAAAAAAGGCTGCTTGAAAGGACTAGATGTGGTCCTGCAACCTCTTTTGCAAATTAGTCTTTTGTTCTCTTTCCGTTTCTactcttttttcattaaatgTGAGGCCACCTTGGAGTTTTAAAGGGAATCATTACTCAACAGAAGCTTGTTTAAGATGGAGAAGTCTCACATTTTAAGCATATCAGAAGTTCTACAAAgtaattcctaaatctattgaCATCATGCTTTTGAGGAGTATGAACTCTAAATTAAATAGAGATTACTAAATCTATATACACATTcatacacacatacatatgTCAGTGTGTGTATTTAAGTTGCTTCAACTATGTAGTTCTTCAATTGTGTACCAAGAACTGGAGACTAGATGAAAATCAAGAACCTAGACACACGGAGCTATCACCATGCATCGGTGAGCCATCGTAATCTAGTCCGACCTGTATATTATTTATTCCCGAGTAGTTAGATAAAGCTTGTTGAAATGTATCTTGTCCTACATTGTATTTAAATTCAACATCTACATAATATAGATTGTCTCTTATCTGAGGTTCTTCAATCCACAAAGGATCTTTTGCATATCCAAATGGATGGAATTATATAAGCAAGAAACATAAAATGTGAAAGCAGGTGCAAATTAAGAGAGAACATCGTATTACTATTACGATGTACTGAATTAGTTAGAATTGTTTTGCAACCATAAAGAATGAATACCTGTCCATGTGAACCTTCACCTAGTAATGTTGAATCATCAAAGTTATGGGTGGCTTCCTGGAGCTCCTCCAAAGCAAAAGTTCTATAAGCAGGAAGGCTAGCTCCCAGCTTCATTGTGTCTGATATATATTCTGCAAAGAAAAGATTCTAGTGTTATGACTTATTATAAAAGGATTACTGATGCTAATTTATTTACCTATTGCCAATTTGAATGAAGTGGTGCCTGGGGTTttaataagaataaaattttaagCAGTCAATTTGAGCAAGAAAAATTGCTTTCCTGGATGTATAAGCCAGAATTTTCGAGTTTATCA
Above is a window of Prunus persica cultivar Lovell chromosome G2, Prunus_persica_NCBIv2, whole genome shotgun sequence DNA encoding:
- the LOC18785679 gene encoding cyclic dof factor 2 translates to MEQVDLPRYGNDYNLTYTEQYFPVPQWAENPSWGMMMFGPHSNNPNPSHMGSLPMGYMPSLDARKWNAQLVGSDGSLSPSSSNGNSRCSGNSSPRSGKYSRDANIQAGIKTKQCLWVPKTLRIDDPDEAAKSSIWSTLCIKPDKNAPVLRGGIFKAFQKKSDTKSQTPNADRVLQANPAADSHSQLFQVTMSRR